A window of Pirellulales bacterium contains these coding sequences:
- a CDS encoding GTPase, translating into MATISMNSPRPNPAQPDHVAVLTPAGRGAVASLNASGPTAAQVVQRHFQPHTAAGKARLAPGRIHVGLWRSAIPAETAAALEAAEEVVVCRLESERFEVHCHGGSAAAQRIVADFLHDGCALIPWHDWIALDESDPIRAAARRLLTSAQTERTAMILLDQYNGALAAALAEIEAALNTNSMDVAISQIDKLLARAGVGLHLVTPWKVVLAGPPNAGKSSLINALVGYQRSIVHSLPGTTRDALTAAAALDGWPVELIDTAGLRISADPLEVAGIARARQQIAAADTTLLIFDAAQPWSDESAALADEYPRATILHNKIDLLARRSAGDARQVALTDRPQGIATSALDGQGISTLIRETIHRLIRSEPPPGAAVPFMASHIEALREAKGRAQRTLRPQPT; encoded by the coding sequence ATGGCAACGATTTCAATGAATTCACCGCGGCCGAATCCCGCTCAGCCAGATCATGTCGCCGTGCTGACGCCGGCAGGACGCGGGGCGGTTGCGTCGTTGAACGCCAGCGGTCCAACGGCGGCCCAAGTCGTCCAGCGACATTTCCAGCCGCATACTGCGGCGGGGAAAGCTCGACTTGCGCCGGGCCGAATCCATGTCGGCCTCTGGCGATCCGCGATTCCGGCCGAAACGGCTGCCGCGCTCGAAGCGGCGGAGGAAGTCGTCGTTTGCCGGCTCGAGTCGGAGCGGTTCGAAGTGCATTGCCATGGCGGCTCGGCCGCAGCACAACGAATCGTAGCCGATTTCTTGCACGACGGCTGTGCGCTGATCCCTTGGCACGACTGGATCGCGCTCGACGAATCGGATCCGATTCGAGCCGCCGCGCGCCGGCTGTTGACCAGCGCCCAAACCGAGCGGACGGCGATGATCCTGCTCGACCAATACAACGGCGCTCTCGCCGCCGCCCTGGCCGAGATCGAAGCGGCGCTGAACACGAATTCCATGGATGTCGCGATCTCGCAGATCGACAAGCTATTGGCGCGGGCCGGCGTCGGATTGCACTTGGTCACGCCCTGGAAGGTGGTCCTCGCCGGGCCGCCGAACGCCGGCAAAAGCAGCCTGATCAACGCCCTGGTCGGTTATCAGCGGTCGATCGTTCACAGCCTGCCGGGCACCACGCGCGACGCCCTGACCGCCGCTGCCGCTCTGGACGGTTGGCCCGTGGAGCTGATCGACACGGCGGGCCTGCGAATCTCCGCCGATCCATTGGAGGTCGCCGGCATCGCCCGAGCGCGGCAACAAATTGCCGCTGCCGACACAACGCTGTTGATCTTCGACGCCGCACAGCCCTGGAGCGACGAATCGGCAGCACTTGCAGACGAATATCCGCGAGCGACGATCCTCCACAACAAGATCGATCTGTTGGCACGGCGATCGGCCGGCGATGCACGACAAGTCGCCTTGACCGATCGCCCTCAGGGAATCGCCACCAGTGCGCTCGACGGCCAAGGAATTAGCACATTGATCCGCGAAACAATCCACCGGCTGATCCGGAGCGAACCGCCGCCCGGCGCCGCGGTGCCGTTCATGGCAAGCCATATCGAAGCACTGCGCGAGGCAAAAGGCCGTGCCCAGCGCACCCTTCGCCCGCAACCAACGTAG